A genomic region of Fundulus heteroclitus isolate FHET01 chromosome 24, MU-UCD_Fhet_4.1, whole genome shotgun sequence contains the following coding sequences:
- the LOC118557824 gene encoding uncharacterized protein LOC118557824 isoform X1: protein MDALRISLLLLLPCFSCFLDGKETLVKTIGIEPDFTPICTNETSNIIMLIVCKIRTERSSGEECSLLYKDEGNFTNECDSRFTLSTRNQTVFLHLTSLTPADSGSYSCQCSKAEGTYFLHLNITVNGSFSDDNPADEVWSHSAGVTLPFALIAALLLLILLLVILGYIHRRYYCREQPQSSHRHPNEDFVDIEPYSTYIQKENGLYSTTVLPNY, encoded by the exons ATGGATGCTCTGAGAATCAGCCTTTTACTGCTTCTGCCatgtttttcctgctttttggACGGCAAAG AGACTCTTGTGAAAACAATCGGGATAGAACCAGATTTCACTCCAATCTGCACCAATGAAACATCAAATATCATCATGCTGATAGTGTGCAAAATCAGAACAGAGAGGAGCAGTGGAGAGGAATGCAGCCTGCTTTATAAGGATGAAGGCAACTTTACTAATGAGTGTGACTCCAGGTTTACTCTTTCAACAAGGAACCAAACTGTGTTTCTGCATTTGACCAGTTTAACACCAGCTGATAGTGGGAGCTACTCCTGTCAGTGTTCAAAAGCTGAAGGAACGTATTTTCTCCATCTCAACATCACAGTTAATG gCTCATTTTCTGATGATAATCCAGCAGATGAAGTTTGGAGCCATTCTGCAGGAGTGACTCTTCCTTTTGCTTTGATTGCTGCACTTCTCCTACTCATCTTACTTTTGGTTATTCTAGGATATATTCACAGAAGATATTACTGTCG AGAGCAGCCACAATCAAGCCACCGTCATCCAAATGAG GACTTCGTTGACATTGAGCCATACAGCACCTACATTCAGAAAGAGAATGGACTTTATTCAACGACCGTCTTGCCTAACTATTAA
- the LOC118557824 gene encoding uncharacterized protein LOC118557824 isoform X2, whose product MDALRISLLLLLPCFSCFLDGKETLVKTIGIEPDFTPICTNETSNIIMLIVCKIRTERSSGEECSLLYKDEGNFTNECDSRFTLSTRNQTVFLHLTSLTPADSGSYSCQCSKAEGTYFLHLNITVNADEVWSHSAGVTLPFALIAALLLLILLLVILGYIHRRYYCREQPQSSHRHPNEDFVDIEPYSTYIQKENGLYSTTVLPNY is encoded by the exons ATGGATGCTCTGAGAATCAGCCTTTTACTGCTTCTGCCatgtttttcctgctttttggACGGCAAAG AGACTCTTGTGAAAACAATCGGGATAGAACCAGATTTCACTCCAATCTGCACCAATGAAACATCAAATATCATCATGCTGATAGTGTGCAAAATCAGAACAGAGAGGAGCAGTGGAGAGGAATGCAGCCTGCTTTATAAGGATGAAGGCAACTTTACTAATGAGTGTGACTCCAGGTTTACTCTTTCAACAAGGAACCAAACTGTGTTTCTGCATTTGACCAGTTTAACACCAGCTGATAGTGGGAGCTACTCCTGTCAGTGTTCAAAAGCTGAAGGAACGTATTTTCTCCATCTCAACATCACAGTTAATG CAGATGAAGTTTGGAGCCATTCTGCAGGAGTGACTCTTCCTTTTGCTTTGATTGCTGCACTTCTCCTACTCATCTTACTTTTGGTTATTCTAGGATATATTCACAGAAGATATTACTGTCG AGAGCAGCCACAATCAAGCCACCGTCATCCAAATGAG GACTTCGTTGACATTGAGCCATACAGCACCTACATTCAGAAAGAGAATGGACTTTATTCAACGACCGTCTTGCCTAACTATTAA